A stretch of the Pseudoalteromonas marina genome encodes the following:
- a CDS encoding HD-GYP domain-containing protein produces MKKLPVSKLLPGMFVQSVTKQTGRVKIKSQGWVKTQTSIDKLIKAGILEVEIDPDKTLTETVPEKEQTKTPATKIKRDPWQKTHSAAQEMNKAKKLYDEAKTLQIKAFKDIKSGLNIDIAPFKELASGFMDSVFRNQDALACLTQMRQKDAYLLEHSINVSILMGIFAKHLNIEKDIIVELTTGALLHDIGKIKTPDEVLNKPGRLTEAEFEIMKQHAVYSKQILEESGLTGIAVDIAGMHHERIDGTGYPFGKKGNEISQYVRMASIVDVYDALTAERVYKSGMEPIKAFKILKEGCPNSFDGELLTKFIQCIGIHPVGTLVKLSSQKVGLVTESNPAMPLKPIVKTFYSAKHSRYTEVLDIDLSNKRIEDSLETTVKAGDFNIDLERFYKNSVLP; encoded by the coding sequence TTGAAAAAGCTCCCTGTTTCTAAATTACTCCCTGGTATGTTTGTGCAAAGCGTCACAAAACAAACGGGCAGAGTAAAAATAAAAAGCCAAGGCTGGGTAAAAACCCAAACGAGTATTGATAAGCTTATTAAGGCGGGTATTTTAGAGGTCGAAATTGACCCAGATAAAACACTCACCGAAACAGTGCCTGAAAAAGAACAAACCAAAACACCTGCCACAAAAATAAAACGCGATCCTTGGCAAAAAACGCATAGTGCAGCTCAAGAAATGAATAAAGCTAAAAAGCTTTATGACGAAGCTAAAACGCTGCAAATAAAAGCATTTAAAGATATAAAGTCCGGCCTGAACATTGATATTGCTCCATTTAAAGAGCTTGCTAGCGGTTTTATGGATTCAGTTTTTAGAAACCAAGACGCCCTAGCCTGCCTCACGCAAATGCGCCAAAAAGATGCATACTTACTAGAGCACTCTATAAACGTATCTATCTTAATGGGTATTTTTGCAAAACACCTTAATATTGAAAAAGACATTATTGTAGAGCTCACCACAGGTGCGCTGCTGCATGATATCGGTAAAATAAAAACGCCAGATGAAGTCCTCAATAAGCCTGGGCGCTTAACCGAAGCCGAATTTGAAATAATGAAGCAGCATGCGGTTTACTCTAAACAAATTTTGGAAGAGTCAGGTTTAACTGGTATTGCTGTAGATATTGCAGGCATGCATCATGAACGTATAGACGGAACTGGTTACCCTTTTGGTAAAAAAGGAAATGAAATAAGCCAGTATGTTCGCATGGCTTCTATTGTAGATGTATACGACGCCCTAACAGCAGAGCGAGTTTATAAATCGGGCATGGAACCCATTAAGGCATTTAAAATATTAAAAGAAGGCTGCCCAAATAGCTTTGACGGCGAATTACTAACTAAGTTTATTCAGTGTATTGGAATTCACCCTGTAGGCACATTAGTAAAGCTTTCAAGCCAAAAAGTCGGGCTTGTGACAGAAAGTAATCCCGCGATGCCATTAAAGCCGATTGTTAAAACCTTTTATAGTGCAAAGCATAGCCGTTATACAGAAGTGCTCGATATTGATTTGTCGAACAAGCGAATTGAAGACTCACTCGAAACAACCGTAAAAGCCGGCGACTTCAACATTGATTTAGAGCGCTTTTACAAAAACTCTGTATTACCTTAA
- a CDS encoding ExeA family protein: MYLSYFGLNEKPFSISPNPHYLFLSERHKEALAHLTYGLGEDGGFVLLTGEVGTGKTTITRSMLEQLPENTQVAMIHNPALSELELLASICDELKISYDAQNATLKSLTDIIKKHLESNNKAGGHTILIIDEAQLLAPNVLEQLRLLTNIETDHKKLLQIVLVGQPELQDLLKRNELRQLAQRITARYHLLPLTQGQTVAYIKHRLHIAGCDKGLFSMDAMQMVHKMTGGIPRLMNLVCERALVGTFSKQQLVVDAEIVKQSAQESLPSDFVATTNKPEQSPSILIYCFAFGALFAAGIGLSFIL; this comes from the coding sequence GTGTATTTAAGCTATTTTGGCCTGAACGAAAAACCTTTTTCGATTTCGCCTAACCCTCATTATTTATTTTTAAGCGAGCGCCATAAAGAAGCCTTAGCACACTTAACCTATGGATTGGGTGAAGACGGTGGTTTTGTATTACTAACGGGCGAAGTAGGCACCGGAAAAACAACAATCACCCGCAGCATGCTAGAGCAATTACCTGAAAATACACAAGTAGCGATGATTCATAACCCTGCACTGTCAGAACTTGAGTTGTTAGCCAGTATTTGCGATGAATTGAAAATTAGTTATGACGCACAAAATGCGACGCTTAAAAGTTTAACCGATATAATAAAAAAACACTTAGAGAGTAATAACAAGGCGGGTGGCCATACTATTTTAATTATTGACGAGGCGCAGCTACTTGCCCCCAATGTGCTAGAGCAACTTCGTTTATTAACTAATATAGAAACCGACCACAAAAAGCTATTGCAAATCGTGCTTGTAGGTCAGCCAGAACTTCAAGATTTATTAAAACGTAATGAGTTAAGGCAGCTTGCTCAACGGATCACCGCGCGTTATCACTTATTACCTTTAACACAAGGCCAAACAGTGGCGTATATCAAGCACCGGTTACACATTGCTGGGTGCGATAAAGGATTGTTTTCGATGGATGCAATGCAGATGGTTCATAAAATGACAGGCGGTATACCTCGCTTGATGAACCTAGTGTGTGAACGAGCTTTAGTGGGTACTTTTTCGAAGCAGCAACTTGTTGTAGATGCTGAAATTGTTAAACAATCTGCGCAAGAATCACTACCTTCTGACTTTGTTGCAACAACGAATAAGCCTGAGCAGTCGCCATCGATTTTAATTTATTGCTTTGCTTTCGGCGCTTTGTTTGCCGCAGGTATTGGGCTTTCCTTTATTTTATAG
- the putA gene encoding bifunctional proline dehydrogenase/L-glutamate gamma-semialdehyde dehydrogenase PutA, whose product MLFNGDLTTDCPIRQKIRDFYRIDENAVIDHILPLAEVGVKARSRAWERARQIVLNIRKEQDGQGGVDALLNEFSLSSEEGVVLMCLAEALLRVPDKETQEALIRDKLAKGDWSSHLGSSDSLFVNASSWGLLVTGKMVNYTDKTKDQQFGMLKKTIGRLGEPVIRKSVNFAMKIMGKQFVMGRTINEAIERAADTEQKGYVYSYDMLGEGARTSKDAKRYFDSYMNAIHSIGKAANGRGPIKSPGISVKLSAIHPRYEFTHKDRVMAEIVPKLKELALAAKQYDIGFTVDAEEADRLDISLDIIEAVFSDKDLDGWQGFGLAVQAYQKRAIFVIEWLTELATRVGRKLMVRLVKGAYWDTEIKTTQQDGLDHYPVFTRKATTDVSYKACAIKMLEARDVLYPQFATHNAYTAATILEVAKGDNTGFEFQRLHGMGESLFDQIVNAEKIQCRVYAPVGQHEDLLAYLVRRLLENGANSSFVNAIVDTSKPVETLLPDPVETLQGLRNKYNTQIKMPIDLYGEERANSKGMDLTDINVITPFKENLDNWFNEHLIDQSQVPDGSLAVKNPANHKEIIGHVKLQSGDEMKTLLANAEAAFESWSQTPVKDRANLLRRIADILERHHDELVAICIKEAGKVAQDGIDEVREAVDFCRYYAARAEELSEDERFEARGVILCISPWNFPLAIFLGQVAAAIVTGNTVIAKPAEQTSLIALRTIELMLSVGLPEHVVQPVIARGSEVGKTIVPDERIQAVMFTGSTETGTLISQTLAARNDIQVPLIAETGGQNCMIVDSTALPEQVVDDVISSGFQSAGQRCSALRVLFIQEDVADGIIEMLKGALAELHIGDPSLLSTDVGPVIDEKALKNLTEHVEYLKGNATLHYECKIPDNSENGAYFFAPRLYEIKDLSVLKREVFGPCVHIIRFKANQLDDVIDQINNTGYGLTMGVHSRIEERCEYLAKMSRAGNVYVNRNMIGAIVGVQPFGGRGLSGTGPKAGGPNYLQRLVKEKASPENVQMTNLTPDELDLHHYSGANAQVEKLMANSMRDEKIWRATPLNDRVSAVRQLLAKIATVEIIDDLADDLALTLADARAQLNRLEKHMRKFTTLPGPTGESNTLHLEARGCVVCYADKSTSFNFWALSIITALAAGNTVITVASEMFYEEAEAFREKFIATGVAEGVFQVAKPNQLQAILGHPHLAGAVVAARSSRLGYFSQQLAQRKGAILPVISSEYYDTLIKRLITEKTISVDTTASGGNTSLMTLVEDDD is encoded by the coding sequence ATGTTATTCAACGGCGATTTAACAACTGACTGTCCTATAAGACAAAAAATCCGTGACTTTTACCGCATAGACGAAAATGCGGTTATCGATCATATTTTACCGCTTGCAGAAGTAGGCGTTAAAGCACGAAGCCGTGCCTGGGAAAGAGCCCGCCAAATTGTTTTAAACATTCGTAAAGAACAAGATGGTCAAGGCGGTGTAGATGCGCTACTGAATGAATTCTCGCTTTCAAGTGAAGAAGGCGTAGTGTTGATGTGTTTAGCCGAAGCGTTGCTTCGTGTACCAGACAAAGAAACCCAAGAAGCCCTTATTCGCGACAAGTTAGCAAAAGGTGATTGGAGCTCTCATTTAGGCAGTAGCGACTCTTTATTCGTAAATGCATCATCTTGGGGCCTATTAGTAACTGGTAAAATGGTTAACTACACAGATAAAACCAAAGACCAACAGTTTGGTATGCTTAAAAAGACCATTGGTCGTTTAGGTGAGCCTGTTATTCGTAAGTCTGTAAACTTTGCAATGAAAATTATGGGTAAGCAATTCGTTATGGGTCGTACCATAAACGAAGCAATTGAACGTGCTGCCGACACAGAGCAAAAAGGCTATGTATATTCTTACGATATGTTGGGTGAAGGCGCGCGCACAAGTAAAGATGCTAAACGCTACTTTGACAGCTACATGAATGCCATCCACTCAATTGGTAAAGCGGCAAATGGCCGTGGTCCTATTAAAAGCCCAGGTATTTCTGTAAAGCTTTCGGCTATTCATCCGCGCTATGAATTTACGCATAAAGACCGTGTAATGGCTGAAATTGTACCTAAGCTAAAAGAGCTTGCTCTGGCTGCAAAACAGTACGACATTGGTTTTACCGTTGATGCAGAAGAAGCTGACCGTTTAGATATTTCACTGGATATTATCGAAGCCGTATTTAGCGATAAAGATTTAGATGGCTGGCAAGGGTTTGGCTTAGCTGTTCAAGCGTATCAAAAACGTGCGATTTTTGTTATTGAGTGGCTAACAGAGCTTGCTACGCGTGTAGGTCGTAAACTAATGGTGCGCTTAGTTAAAGGCGCATATTGGGATACTGAAATTAAAACTACACAACAAGATGGTTTAGATCACTACCCTGTATTTACCCGAAAAGCGACAACCGACGTATCTTATAAAGCATGTGCAATTAAAATGCTAGAAGCACGTGATGTGCTATACCCACAATTTGCAACACACAATGCATACACTGCAGCAACTATTCTAGAAGTGGCTAAAGGCGATAACACAGGGTTTGAATTCCAACGCTTACACGGCATGGGTGAATCGTTATTTGATCAAATTGTAAATGCAGAAAAAATTCAGTGTCGTGTATACGCTCCCGTTGGCCAACACGAAGACCTATTGGCCTATCTTGTTAGACGTTTACTAGAAAATGGTGCAAATTCATCGTTTGTAAATGCCATAGTTGATACCTCTAAACCGGTAGAAACACTGCTGCCAGATCCGGTAGAAACGCTGCAAGGGCTTCGCAACAAATACAATACGCAAATTAAAATGCCAATTGATTTATACGGCGAAGAACGCGCTAACTCTAAAGGCATGGACTTAACCGATATAAACGTAATTACACCGTTTAAAGAAAACCTAGACAACTGGTTTAACGAGCACCTAATAGATCAAAGCCAAGTCCCTGATGGATCACTTGCTGTTAAAAACCCAGCAAACCATAAAGAAATCATCGGCCATGTAAAACTACAAAGTGGCGATGAGATGAAAACACTACTTGCTAATGCAGAAGCAGCGTTTGAGTCATGGTCGCAAACCCCTGTAAAAGACCGCGCTAATTTATTACGCCGCATTGCTGATATTTTAGAACGTCATCACGACGAGCTCGTTGCTATTTGTATCAAAGAAGCGGGTAAAGTAGCACAAGATGGCATAGACGAAGTACGTGAAGCAGTCGACTTTTGTCGTTACTACGCTGCACGAGCCGAAGAACTCTCAGAAGATGAGCGCTTTGAAGCACGGGGTGTAATTCTGTGTATTAGTCCATGGAACTTCCCACTCGCTATATTCTTAGGGCAAGTGGCTGCTGCCATTGTGACGGGTAATACTGTTATTGCCAAACCGGCTGAACAAACAAGCTTAATTGCACTGCGTACCATTGAACTAATGCTATCGGTTGGCTTACCTGAGCATGTTGTGCAACCTGTTATTGCACGCGGTAGTGAAGTGGGTAAAACAATTGTTCCTGATGAGCGTATTCAAGCAGTCATGTTTACAGGTTCAACTGAAACCGGCACATTAATTTCTCAAACGCTTGCAGCACGAAACGACATACAAGTGCCATTAATCGCCGAAACAGGTGGTCAAAACTGTATGATTGTTGACTCTACAGCACTGCCTGAGCAAGTAGTTGATGATGTTATAAGTTCGGGTTTCCAAAGCGCTGGTCAACGTTGTTCAGCACTGCGAGTATTGTTTATCCAAGAAGACGTAGCCGACGGCATCATTGAAATGCTTAAAGGTGCTTTGGCTGAATTACATATTGGCGATCCGTCATTGTTATCTACCGATGTAGGGCCTGTAATCGATGAAAAAGCACTTAAAAACTTAACCGAACATGTTGAGTATTTAAAAGGCAATGCAACACTTCATTACGAATGTAAAATTCCGGACAACAGTGAAAATGGTGCGTACTTCTTTGCACCACGTCTTTACGAAATAAAAGACCTTTCTGTACTTAAGCGCGAAGTATTTGGTCCATGTGTTCATATTATTCGCTTCAAAGCGAATCAACTTGATGACGTAATTGATCAAATAAACAATACAGGTTACGGCTTAACAATGGGTGTACATTCACGTATTGAAGAGCGTTGCGAATACCTTGCTAAAATGTCTCGTGCGGGAAATGTATACGTAAACCGTAATATGATAGGCGCAATTGTTGGTGTGCAGCCATTTGGTGGCCGAGGCCTATCGGGTACAGGCCCTAAAGCCGGTGGCCCTAACTACCTACAGCGTTTGGTGAAAGAAAAAGCATCGCCAGAAAACGTACAAATGACAAACCTAACGCCAGATGAGCTTGATTTACACCACTACAGTGGCGCAAATGCTCAAGTAGAAAAGCTAATGGCTAATTCAATGCGCGATGAAAAAATTTGGCGAGCAACCCCGCTAAACGATCGTGTATCTGCTGTTCGTCAGCTACTAGCCAAAATTGCTACGGTAGAAATTATTGATGACCTTGCTGACGATTTAGCTTTAACGCTAGCCGATGCGCGCGCACAGCTAAACCGCCTTGAAAAGCATATGCGTAAATTTACAACGTTGCCTGGGCCAACGGGTGAGTCTAACACGCTTCACTTAGAAGCTCGCGGCTGTGTTGTTTGTTATGCGGATAAGAGTACCTCTTTTAACTTTTGGGCGTTATCTATTATCACTGCATTAGCTGCGGGTAATACGGTAATTACAGTTGCCTCTGAAATGTTTTACGAAGAAGCTGAAGCATTCAGAGAGAAGTTTATTGCCACAGGTGTTGCCGAAGGGGTATTTCAGGTAGCTAAACCTAATCAGTTACAAGCTATTTTGGGTCACCCTCATTTAGCAGGTGCAGTTGTTGCAGCGCGTTCGTCGCGTTTAGGTTACTTCAGCCAGCAACTTGCACAACGTAAGGGCGCTATATTACCTGTGATCAGTTCTGAGTATTACGACACATTAATCAAGCGTCTTATTACTGAAAAAACAATTAGTGTAGATACAACGGCGTCAGGTGGTAATACATCCTTGATGACCTTAGTTGAAGATGATGATTAA
- a CDS encoding DUF2982 domain-containing protein, with protein sequence MDKHTKKHIKYRAQGSRNGIEILIVGAIGLVFIMAFNLLKSGTISIVEIFLVSACLGAIFVGFLKTQEPYYSLILSESAIEYRHKYGRWCLSHKNFHSCGVPKVEKGLEHLELNAVGLKLNDIDEFLMSITPRIAGKLLIEQRHFFMQVVQNHCKNGNCPSEWLVEDTQHRSARGISYNGLIAMFANRTKHLKLLTGYDLLLPASVLDTDIWAFSANLNKWKREPHQFIASQLKD encoded by the coding sequence ATGGATAAACACACTAAAAAACACATTAAATACCGTGCGCAAGGTTCACGTAATGGTATTGAAATCCTGATTGTGGGCGCTATTGGTTTAGTCTTTATTATGGCATTTAATTTACTAAAATCAGGCACTATTAGCATTGTTGAAATTTTTTTAGTCAGTGCCTGCCTTGGGGCTATTTTTGTGGGTTTTTTAAAAACTCAAGAACCTTATTACAGCTTAATTTTGAGCGAATCTGCTATAGAGTATAGGCATAAATATGGCCGTTGGTGTCTATCTCATAAAAACTTTCATTCTTGCGGTGTTCCAAAAGTCGAAAAAGGCTTAGAGCATTTAGAGCTAAACGCGGTTGGGCTAAAACTAAATGATATTGATGAGTTTTTAATGAGTATAACTCCTAGAATTGCGGGTAAATTACTTATAGAACAACGACATTTTTTTATGCAGGTTGTTCAAAATCATTGCAAAAATGGCAATTGCCCATCAGAATGGTTAGTAGAAGATACACAACATCGATCTGCGCGCGGAATTAGCTATAATGGTTTAATAGCTATGTTTGCAAACAGAACTAAGCACCTCAAGCTGCTAACAGGGTATGATTTATTACTACCTGCCAGTGTACTAGACACCGATATTTGGGCTTTTAGCGCTAATTTAAATAAATGGAAGCGCGAGCCACATCAGTTTATAGCGTCGCAGCTTAAAGATTAA
- a CDS encoding DUF1566 domain-containing protein gives MKLKLLNTFIVFGFSFNVAAQTCYGGADTTTPTDRFTVNADGTVSDTETGLMWQRCSYSQTYNTETLLCEGSTPAVTWQEALRGATNDTTANYDDWQVPNIKELASILEHSCTEPSINEVVFLGTKSQNYWSSTSGVSSMSSAWVYQFDSGLNSLRPKTSDVYLRLVRYEK, from the coding sequence ATGAAATTAAAATTATTAAATACGTTTATAGTTTTTGGCTTTAGTTTTAATGTAGCTGCGCAAACATGTTATGGCGGTGCTGACACAACAACCCCAACCGATAGGTTTACCGTTAATGCTGATGGTACAGTATCTGACACTGAAACTGGCCTAATGTGGCAGCGTTGTAGTTATTCTCAAACCTATAATACAGAAACATTACTGTGCGAAGGATCTACGCCTGCAGTGACGTGGCAAGAAGCTTTACGAGGCGCGACTAACGATACAACTGCAAATTATGATGATTGGCAGGTGCCTAATATTAAAGAGCTAGCCAGTATTTTAGAGCACAGTTGTACAGAGCCAAGCATAAATGAAGTTGTTTTTTTAGGCACTAAATCTCAAAACTATTGGTCTAGCACATCGGGTGTTAGCAGTATGAGTTCGGCCTGGGTGTATCAGTTTGACAGCGGGCTAAATAGTTTACGTCCTAAAACCAGTGATGTTTATTTACGCCTAGTTCGCTACGAAAAATAA
- a CDS encoding DUF1566 domain-containing protein, whose amino-acid sequence MKALALIPLFSCIFITACGGGGGSDSTTNIEASVNAGSDIQVIEKIDFTITAQGSPTDGTFTWQQVSGPSIDGFPLEGAEQTLTAPDVKADSEIVLRVSYQSTGNSTVSDDLLISVSSNNQLPIAVITQTAPDTLPSIYQDTVILSGVDSSDPDENGMVNSYFWELISGPDLDISSFDGSTLSFTHPLLEANTTLLWRLTVTDDEGGEASTQFTMSLNKTNELVAANAGDDQNVEEFDQVTLDASNSETVTDTYQCEWQQLTGNAETLSDSQQCVSTFFASDVDTNTTLSFEVTVTDSKGRTDTDTVFIDITPKALGLINDSGMGECYNNTQRINCGSDDFPEQDAELGRDSFANRIDKAGIGNLAFDYTKLNQFADEVDDSSEDFSCIRDNVTGLVWEVKSPSSGSLPNTTLRDAQNSYYWDIGDTTTDADSTANTTCPNDTSCGLQTYINEVNAIDFCGGTNWRVPTYTELLGLIDYGKQGQSVLIDLAFFPNMPEAGAIDNVNLPYWTSQTAADGTSLSQAYIIDMSNGNDLAYPKENNAYVRLVRSR is encoded by the coding sequence ATGAAAGCGTTAGCGTTAATCCCTCTTTTTTCCTGCATTTTTATCACAGCCTGCGGCGGTGGTGGCGGTAGTGACAGCACCACAAATATTGAAGCCTCAGTGAATGCGGGTTCAGATATACAAGTTATTGAAAAAATTGATTTTACAATCACTGCACAAGGCTCTCCAACGGATGGAACTTTTACTTGGCAACAAGTTAGCGGACCAAGTATAGATGGTTTTCCACTTGAAGGCGCTGAGCAAACACTTACGGCACCTGATGTTAAAGCAGACAGTGAAATTGTACTAAGGGTCAGTTATCAAAGCACTGGCAATAGCACAGTAAGTGACGACCTTTTAATTTCGGTTAGTTCTAATAACCAGCTCCCTATTGCTGTAATAACACAAACAGCACCAGATACACTCCCTTCTATATACCAAGATACCGTTATACTGAGCGGTGTTGATTCTAGTGATCCGGATGAAAATGGGATGGTGAATAGCTATTTTTGGGAACTAATATCAGGCCCTGACTTAGATATTTCCAGCTTTGATGGTTCAACATTAAGTTTTACTCACCCTTTATTAGAAGCAAACACAACTTTGCTTTGGCGCTTAACGGTTACTGACGATGAGGGTGGCGAAGCCAGTACTCAATTCACAATGAGCCTTAATAAAACTAATGAGCTAGTTGCCGCAAATGCAGGGGATGATCAAAATGTTGAAGAATTTGACCAGGTAACACTAGATGCAAGCAATAGCGAAACAGTCACGGATACTTATCAGTGCGAGTGGCAACAATTAACCGGGAATGCCGAAACACTAAGCGATAGCCAACAGTGTGTATCTACCTTTTTTGCCTCCGATGTAGACACCAACACCACGCTTAGCTTTGAAGTAACCGTTACCGATTCGAAAGGACGCACCGATACAGATACTGTGTTTATTGATATAACGCCAAAGGCGCTTGGTCTGATAAACGATAGTGGTATGGGAGAATGTTACAACAATACGCAGCGCATAAATTGTGGCAGTGATGACTTTCCTGAGCAAGACGCAGAGCTCGGTCGAGATAGCTTTGCTAACCGCATAGATAAAGCAGGCATAGGTAATCTCGCGTTTGATTATACAAAGCTTAATCAGTTTGCCGACGAGGTGGATGACTCAAGTGAAGACTTTAGCTGTATTCGTGACAACGTCACAGGGCTTGTTTGGGAAGTTAAATCACCGTCGTCTGGTTCTTTACCAAACACAACGTTACGGGATGCACAAAACAGCTATTATTGGGACATTGGCGACACAACTACCGATGCAGACAGCACAGCAAATACAACATGCCCTAACGACACAAGCTGTGGCCTACAAACCTATATAAATGAAGTTAATGCTATCGATTTTTGTGGGGGAACAAATTGGCGAGTACCCACGTATACAGAGCTTTTGGGGTTAATTGATTATGGGAAACAAGGGCAAAGCGTTTTAATTGATTTAGCTTTCTTTCCAAATATGCCAGAAGCGGGTGCTATCGATAATGTTAATTTACCTTATTGGACATCTCAAACTGCAGCAGATGGCACCAGTTTATCGCAAGCTTATATTATTGATATGAGCAATGGTAATGACCTTGCCTATCCAAAAGAGAACAACGCATATGTTCGTTTAGTCAGAAGCCGATAG
- a CDS encoding general secretion pathway protein GspB → MSYLLDALKQSQQADMSAEQYDLQSEQLKQQQALARYRRIAFVLGGSLAAFVTVAAGFTFGKWVQSPGSVEPSNVVSTQSNEQVTTELQTAALPATEQAEVNVKPKPEKAPSNTATIEGQLVHVQTPTGIQQMLLTPTGQYIPMPSTGAASGIQQTFNQPPLVNTQNYNQPNQGQLNSNTQLTYNQGGFEQTQSTSSTSIDMSKYKVLGKPISGAAQAEPKSDPELDAVPTTLKNAFAQAVQDVDKNQDYEVTQASKSSSRVEPIELLPDGLQAMLPSIKYQAHIYSSSADKRWIKLNGRELHEGESIGALMVKEITPEQSVIDFDGYEFSLKALQDWPE, encoded by the coding sequence ATGTCTTATTTATTAGATGCATTAAAGCAATCTCAACAAGCTGATATGAGCGCCGAGCAATACGATTTACAGTCGGAGCAGTTAAAACAGCAACAAGCACTCGCTCGCTACCGGCGTATCGCCTTTGTTTTGGGTGGCAGCTTGGCGGCCTTTGTAACGGTGGCGGCCGGATTTACTTTTGGTAAATGGGTCCAATCACCTGGTTCTGTTGAACCCTCAAATGTAGTTAGCACTCAAAGTAATGAACAAGTAACGACTGAGTTACAGACAGCAGCATTACCTGCCACTGAACAAGCTGAGGTGAATGTAAAGCCTAAACCTGAAAAAGCGCCAAGCAATACAGCGACTATTGAAGGGCAGTTAGTGCACGTGCAAACACCAACGGGTATTCAGCAAATGTTGTTAACACCAACTGGGCAGTATATTCCAATGCCATCAACAGGTGCAGCTAGTGGCATTCAACAAACTTTTAATCAACCTCCGCTTGTAAATACGCAAAATTATAATCAGCCAAACCAAGGTCAACTTAATTCAAATACACAGTTAACTTATAACCAAGGTGGTTTTGAACAAACTCAAAGTACGTCGTCAACAAGTATTGATATGAGTAAATATAAAGTGTTGGGTAAGCCAATTAGTGGTGCAGCGCAAGCTGAACCTAAAAGTGACCCTGAGCTTGATGCTGTGCCAACTACACTTAAAAATGCGTTTGCGCAGGCAGTGCAAGATGTCGATAAAAACCAAGATTATGAGGTAACTCAGGCCTCTAAATCGTCATCTCGGGTAGAGCCTATCGAATTGTTACCAGATGGCCTACAAGCAATGCTACCTAGCATAAAGTATCAAGCACATATCTATTCATCAAGTGCAGATAAACGCTGGATAAAGTTAAATGGGCGAGAGCTTCACGAAGGTGAGAGCATTGGTGCATTAATGGTAAAAGAAATTACACCTGAGCAAAGCGTAATAGATTTTGACGGTTACGAGTTTAGTTTAAAAGCCCTGCAAGACTGGCCAGAGTAA
- a CDS encoding winged helix-turn-helix transcriptional regulator — translation MTNPNRLRMLDRIDLAILDVLQKNGRISNVNLAKQVNLSPSPCLDRVKRLEQEGYIEGYYAKLSEAKLNQSLVAHVQVSLVTSNTAVFKVFKEHILKMEQVVECDMVAGGYDYLLKIRVSNMEEYRQVLGDLVDIPGVGTHHTYMVIEKVKKDKGLLIEI, via the coding sequence ATGACAAATCCAAATAGATTACGCATGCTAGATCGCATTGATTTAGCAATTTTAGACGTTTTGCAAAAAAACGGCAGAATTTCTAACGTTAACTTAGCAAAACAAGTTAATTTAAGCCCAAGCCCATGCCTTGATCGCGTAAAGCGATTAGAGCAAGAAGGCTATATTGAGGGTTATTATGCTAAATTAAGCGAAGCTAAGTTAAACCAAAGCTTAGTGGCTCATGTTCAAGTGTCGTTGGTTACCTCAAATACTGCTGTATTTAAAGTATTTAAAGAACACATATTAAAAATGGAACAAGTTGTAGAATGTGACATGGTTGCAGGCGGTTACGACTACTTATTAAAAATACGTGTATCTAACATGGAAGAGTACAGGCAAGTGTTGGGTGACTTAGTTGATATCCCCGGTGTAGGCACACACCATACTTATATGGTTATTGAAAAAGTAAAAAAAGACAAAGGGTTATTAATCGAAATTTAA